In Prosthecomicrobium sp. N25, one DNA window encodes the following:
- a CDS encoding acyl-CoA dehydrogenase, producing the protein MPYRAPVADIAFTLRHVAGLGTAIGAGLFGDLTPDLVQQILEEAGRFATERVAPLLAVGDREGAKLADGAVTMPPGWRDTYRAWCEAGWNGLTGPAEYGGQALPTMLSVATQEMWNGGSMAFGIGPTLTIGAIEAISTHGSDDLKARYLEKLVTGEWTGTMNLTEPQAGSDLNALKARAERRPDGTYRIFGQKIFITYGDHDLTDNIVHLVLARLPDAPPGTRGISLFLVPKILVNEDGTLGARNDVRCAGVEHKLGIHASPTCTMVYGDEGGAVGYLVGEENRGLACMFTMMNNARLMVGIQGVAVAEAAFQHALAYAQERRQGRAPGWRGEGMSPIAAHPDVARMLLTQKALTAAARSICYACAAAIDMAHVTEGDDGRRWQERAGLITPLAKAFSTDVGVEVASLGIQVHGGMGYVEETGAARFLRDARIAPIYEGTNGIQAIDLVARKLPLSGGRALADYLAELRADAVRARDANRPDFGRMGEAVLAALGDVDAATAWIEAKREADPQAVLAAAASYLRLLSLAAGGAYLARGAVAAAGEADGDGRVALARFYAEHLLGETSSLRARVVNGSEVVGAASAALAS; encoded by the coding sequence ATGCCCTATCGCGCGCCGGTCGCCGACATCGCCTTCACGCTCCGCCATGTCGCGGGTCTCGGAACCGCCATCGGGGCGGGCCTCTTCGGCGACCTGACCCCCGATCTCGTCCAGCAGATCCTGGAGGAGGCGGGCCGCTTCGCCACGGAACGCGTCGCGCCGCTCTTGGCGGTCGGTGATCGCGAGGGAGCGAAGCTGGCGGATGGCGCCGTGACCATGCCGCCGGGCTGGCGCGACACCTACCGGGCCTGGTGCGAGGCGGGCTGGAACGGCTTGACCGGCCCGGCCGAATACGGCGGGCAGGCGCTGCCGACGATGCTCTCGGTCGCCACCCAGGAGATGTGGAACGGCGGGTCCATGGCCTTCGGCATCGGGCCGACCCTGACCATCGGCGCCATCGAGGCGATCTCGACCCATGGCTCGGACGACCTCAAGGCCCGCTACCTTGAAAAGCTCGTCACCGGCGAGTGGACCGGCACCATGAACCTGACCGAGCCCCAGGCCGGCTCGGACCTGAACGCCCTCAAGGCCCGGGCGGAGCGCCGGCCGGACGGCACCTACCGCATCTTCGGCCAGAAGATCTTCATCACCTACGGCGACCACGATCTGACCGACAACATCGTCCACCTCGTCCTCGCCCGCCTTCCAGACGCCCCGCCCGGCACCCGCGGCATCTCGCTCTTCCTGGTGCCGAAGATCCTCGTGAACGAAGACGGTACGCTCGGCGCCCGCAACGACGTCCGCTGCGCCGGCGTCGAACACAAGCTCGGCATCCACGCCTCGCCGACCTGCACCATGGTGTACGGCGACGAGGGCGGGGCCGTCGGCTACCTGGTCGGCGAGGAGAACCGCGGGCTGGCCTGCATGTTCACGATGATGAACAACGCCCGCCTGATGGTCGGCATCCAGGGTGTCGCGGTGGCCGAGGCCGCCTTCCAGCACGCGCTCGCCTACGCGCAGGAGCGCCGGCAGGGCAGGGCGCCGGGCTGGCGCGGCGAGGGCATGAGCCCGATCGCGGCCCACCCCGACGTCGCCCGCATGCTCCTGACCCAGAAGGCCCTGACCGCCGCGGCCCGCTCGATCTGCTACGCCTGTGCGGCCGCCATCGACATGGCGCATGTGACAGAGGGGGACGACGGCCGGCGCTGGCAGGAGCGCGCGGGCCTGATCACCCCGCTCGCCAAGGCCTTCTCCACCGACGTGGGCGTCGAGGTCGCCTCGCTGGGCATCCAGGTGCACGGCGGCATGGGCTACGTCGAGGAGACCGGCGCCGCCCGCTTCCTCCGCGACGCCCGCATCGCCCCGATCTACGAAGGCACGAACGGCATCCAGGCGATCGACCTCGTCGCCCGCAAGCTGCCGCTCTCCGGCGGCCGGGCCCTCGCCGACTACCTGGCCGAGCTGAGGGCGGACGCGGTCCGGGCCCGGGACGCGAACCGTCCCGACTTCGGCCGCATGGGCGAGGCCGTGCTGGCCGCCCTCGGCGACGTCGACGCCGCCACGGCCTGGATCGAGGCCAAGCGGGAGGCCGATCCCCAGGCCGTCCTGGCTGCCGCGGCGTCCTATCTCCGCCTTCTCAGCCTCGCCGCCGGCGGGGCCTACCTGGCGCGCGGCGCGGTCGCGGCCGCGGGCGAGGCGGACGGCGACGGCCGGGTCGCACTGGCGCGCTTCTACGCGGAGCACCTCCTCGGCGAGACCTCGTCCCTGCGGGCGCGCGTCGTGAACGGCTCGGAGGTCGTCGGCGCGGCGTCCGCAGCGCTCGCCTCCTGA
- a CDS encoding metallophosphoesterase — translation MISRRRFLQGLATSTTAFLSLGGYAVGWEPRHRLEVTRYDLRLPRWPADAPPLTVALIADLHAVDPWMPVSRIAEIVRVTNELKPDLILLLGDYVGTMRFANRVLEPREWAAPLAALRAPLGAYAILGNHDWWWLGNPEPVRRALEHVGIPVLVNRALRLRKGPHDLWVSGTDSMIAEVGAGGFLSRADLDKALSGIDGGAPVIHMAHEPDLFVGIPDRVALTVSGHTHGGQVRMPVVGPLVVPSSYGRRFAYGHVREGGRHLLVSGGLGCSTLPIRFLAPPEVVLARLSSDITPQTPVVG, via the coding sequence ATGATCTCCCGCCGTCGCTTCCTCCAGGGCCTCGCCACCTCGACGACCGCCTTCCTGTCCCTCGGCGGCTATGCGGTCGGCTGGGAGCCGCGCCATCGACTCGAGGTCACCCGATACGACCTGCGCCTGCCGCGCTGGCCGGCCGACGCCCCGCCTCTGACCGTCGCCCTGATCGCCGACCTGCACGCCGTCGACCCCTGGATGCCGGTGTCCCGCATCGCCGAGATCGTCCGCGTCACCAACGAGCTGAAGCCCGACCTCATCCTGCTCCTCGGCGACTATGTCGGCACCATGCGCTTCGCCAACCGGGTCCTGGAGCCGCGCGAGTGGGCGGCACCGCTCGCCGCCCTCCGGGCCCCGCTCGGCGCCTACGCGATCCTGGGCAACCACGACTGGTGGTGGCTCGGCAATCCCGAGCCCGTCCGCCGCGCCCTCGAGCACGTGGGCATCCCGGTGCTGGTCAACCGGGCCCTGCGCCTCCGCAAGGGGCCGCACGACCTGTGGGTCTCCGGCACCGACAGCATGATCGCGGAGGTCGGCGCGGGCGGTTTCCTGTCGCGGGCTGATCTGGACAAGGCCCTCTCCGGCATCGACGGCGGCGCCCCCGTCATCCACATGGCGCACGAGCCGGATCTCTTCGTCGGCATACCGGACCGCGTCGCCCTGACGGTGTCGGGCCACACCCACGGCGGCCAGGTGCGGATGCCGGTCGTCGGCCCCCTCGTGGTCCCCTCGTCCTACGGCCGGCGCTTCGCCTACGGGCACGTGCGGGAAGGCGGGCGCCACCTCCTGGTCTCCGGCGGCCTCGGCTGCTCGACCCTTCCGATCCGCTTCCTCGCCCCGCCCGAGGTGGTGCTGGCGCGGCTTTCGTCGGACATAACGCCGCAGACACCGGTCGTTGGTTAA
- a CDS encoding magnesium transporter CorA family protein — MLTLYTGRDTCLVHTEPVAGSACDGVVWFDLVSPTAEEDRFVERQMGVSIPTRDEALEIETSSRLYEEGGALYMTAVTLCQADSERPGTTTVTFILAANRLATVRYEDTRPFSHFEGRALKPGSGVLDGTDVLLGLTDSVVDRVADVLERVGAEVDQISSQIFAHDIGSRDARSRDYGRLIRAIARQGHTIGKTQESLVSFSRLLGFFAEQGPQSGLTVEEKGHITTLQQDIKSISDYATALDNKVVFLLDATLGLVGLEQNTIVKIFSVLAVVFMPPTLIASIYGMNFRLMPELDWTFGYPMALGMMLASVLVTYTVFKWRGWL, encoded by the coding sequence ATGCTGACGCTCTACACCGGCCGCGACACCTGCCTCGTCCACACCGAACCCGTCGCCGGGAGCGCATGCGACGGCGTGGTCTGGTTCGACCTCGTCTCCCCGACCGCCGAGGAGGACCGCTTCGTCGAGCGGCAGATGGGCGTCTCGATCCCGACCCGCGACGAGGCCCTGGAGATCGAGACCTCGAGCCGCCTCTACGAGGAGGGCGGCGCCCTCTACATGACCGCCGTCACGCTCTGCCAGGCGGACAGCGAGCGTCCGGGCACCACGACCGTCACCTTCATCCTCGCGGCCAACCGCCTCGCCACCGTCCGCTACGAGGACACCCGGCCCTTCTCCCATTTCGAAGGCCGCGCCCTCAAGCCCGGCTCGGGCGTCCTCGACGGCACCGACGTGCTGCTCGGCCTCACCGATTCGGTCGTCGACCGGGTCGCCGACGTCCTGGAGCGGGTCGGCGCCGAGGTCGACCAGATCTCCTCCCAGATCTTCGCCCACGACATCGGCTCGCGCGACGCCCGCTCGCGCGACTATGGCCGGCTCATCCGCGCCATCGCCCGCCAGGGCCATACGATCGGCAAGACGCAGGAGAGCCTGGTCTCCTTCAGCCGCCTCCTCGGCTTCTTCGCCGAGCAGGGTCCGCAGAGCGGCCTTACCGTCGAGGAGAAGGGCCACATCACGACGCTCCAGCAGGACATCAAGTCGATCAGCGACTACGCCACCGCCCTCGACAACAAGGTGGTGTTCCTGCTCGACGCCACGCTCGGCCTCGTCGGCCTGGAGCAGAACACCATCGTCAAGATCTTCTCGGTGCTCGCCGTCGTGTTCATGCCGCCGACCCTCATCGCCTCGATCTATGGCATGAACTTCCGCCTCATGCCCGAACTCGACTGGACCTTCGGCTACCCGATGGCCCTCGGCATGATGCTCGCCTCGGTGCTCGTCACCTACACGGTCTTCAAGTGGCGCGGCTGGCTCTGA
- the pdxH gene encoding pyridoxamine 5'-phosphate oxidase: MTDIPDNVRPALTTGDFTSAEEPFRLFAEWMREASEKEPNDPNAMALATVDETGLPNVRMVLLKGADEQGFVFYTNYESQKGREILASRKAALLFHWKSLRRQVRVRGPVELVGEAEADAYFASRARTSRIGAWASKQSRPLESRFALEKAVAEFGLKYAIGEVPRPPYWSGFRIVPVAFEFWQDGPFRLHDRITFRRAAPGEAWAKDRLYP, from the coding sequence ATGACCGATATCCCCGACAATGTCCGACCTGCGTTAACGACCGGTGACTTCACGAGCGCCGAGGAGCCGTTCCGGCTGTTCGCCGAGTGGATGCGGGAGGCCTCCGAGAAGGAGCCGAACGATCCCAACGCCATGGCGCTCGCGACCGTGGACGAGACCGGCCTGCCGAACGTGAGGATGGTCCTGCTGAAGGGCGCCGACGAGCAGGGCTTCGTGTTCTACACCAACTACGAGAGCCAGAAGGGACGGGAGATCCTGGCGAGCCGGAAGGCGGCGCTGCTATTCCACTGGAAGAGCCTGCGCCGGCAGGTCCGGGTGCGCGGACCGGTCGAGCTCGTCGGGGAAGCGGAGGCGGATGCCTATTTCGCCAGTCGGGCGCGGACGAGCCGGATCGGCGCCTGGGCGTCCAAGCAGTCCCGCCCCCTGGAGAGCCGCTTCGCGCTGGAAAAGGCGGTCGCCGAATTTGGCCTGAAATACGCGATCGGGGAGGTGCCGCGGCCGCCCTACTGGTCCGGGTTCCGGATCGTGCCGGTGGCCTTCGAGTTCTGGCAGGACGGGCCGTTCCGGCTGCACGACCGGATCACGTTCCGCCGGGCGGCTCCCGGCGAGGCCTGGGCGAAGGACCGGCTCTACCCGTGA
- a CDS encoding RT0821/Lpp0805 family surface protein, which translates to MAGLVRSLYRVEGQVRQRHPAWPVFWMLVASASLGACSSLGTVETTGSVQTAVPAPEPEPKSADAQGAESDWATVGKTLARAAPVRETRVEWSNRETGNSGTISDVIAAAPRAGTPCRSFATTFASLDGVRLYHGEACRSGPDAWEVVTVRPAEAKGQAGGRT; encoded by the coding sequence GTGGCCGGGCTGGTCCGAAGTTTGTATCGCGTCGAGGGCCAGGTCCGCCAGCGGCACCCTGCATGGCCGGTCTTCTGGATGCTGGTCGCCTCCGCGAGCCTCGGCGCCTGCAGCAGCCTCGGCACCGTGGAGACCACCGGCTCCGTCCAGACCGCCGTTCCCGCCCCCGAGCCCGAGCCGAAATCGGCCGACGCGCAGGGTGCGGAGAGCGACTGGGCGACCGTCGGCAAGACGCTCGCCAGGGCGGCGCCGGTCCGCGAGACCCGGGTCGAGTGGTCGAACCGCGAGACCGGCAACTCCGGCACCATCTCGGACGTGATCGCCGCGGCCCCGCGCGCCGGCACGCCCTGCCGCTCCTTCGCCACCACCTTCGCGTCGCTCGACGGCGTCCGCCTCTACCACGGCGAGGCCTGCCGCTCCGGCCCCGACGCCTGGGAGGTTGTCACGGTCCGCCCCGCCGAAGCCAAGGGGCAGGCCGGCGGACGCACCTGA